Proteins from a genomic interval of Ndongobacter massiliensis:
- a CDS encoding HPr family phosphocarrier protein, with protein MVEKQVTIVNETGLHARPAAALVQFVKNIPGDVELVKEGKVANAKSIFNVMSLGISKGTEITVRVNGDNEEENLNKVVEFIEGLTE; from the coding sequence ATGGTTGAAAAACAAGTTACAATTGTCAATGAGACGGGGTTGCATGCGCGCCCTGCCGCAGCGTTGGTGCAGTTTGTGAAGAACATCCCGGGCGACGTCGAGTTGGTCAAGGAGGGAAAGGTAGCCAATGCAAAGAGCATTTTCAATGTGATGAGTCTGGGAATTTCCAAGGGAACCGAGATTACAGTGCGTGTGAACGGGGACAACGAAGAAGAAAACCTCAACAAAGTGGTTGAATTTATCGAGGGTCTGACCGAGTAA
- a CDS encoding LacI family DNA-binding transcriptional regulator — MRQPTIKDVASLAGVSISTVSRVMNKSKPVSPETEKKVIDAINKLGFKPNELARSLVMKKSNSIGVLVKDIGIDYMAQMIRGVEEIGKMYHYDILLSSTYGELESEKRTVDFLYRKQVEGIIVISEDIEAEIIVKIRGYNLPYILLDRYYKSNDFHTVTVDYQNAMRMAAEHLISKGHKNILYMKVSSVYEVSAQKRAGYELAMRAHGLKSHYVETQGGGAKYAGDVLEPLLSELREGQYTAILTESDALALGSIGYLYDHGIAVPEDVSIVGFGNSPLSELFRPTLTTISEPYYDIGAVGMRMLTKTLKNEEKMTESIYLPTTLMERGSVKTL; from the coding sequence ATGCGGCAACCAACGATTAAAGATGTGGCGAGTCTCGCCGGCGTATCCATCTCCACGGTTTCCCGGGTGATGAATAAGTCGAAGCCGGTAAGTCCGGAGACAGAAAAAAAGGTCATCGATGCGATCAATAAATTGGGGTTTAAGCCCAATGAATTGGCGCGTAGTCTCGTGATGAAAAAGTCCAATTCGATCGGTGTTCTGGTCAAGGATATCGGCATCGATTACATGGCACAAATGATCCGGGGTGTGGAAGAAATCGGAAAGATGTATCACTACGACATTCTGCTTTCCAGCACCTACGGGGAATTGGAATCGGAAAAACGAACGGTCGATTTTCTCTACCGCAAGCAAGTGGAAGGCATTATTGTCATTTCGGAAGACATTGAAGCAGAGATCATAGTAAAAATACGGGGGTACAATTTGCCGTATATTTTGCTGGATCGCTACTATAAGTCCAACGATTTCCATACGGTTACGGTCGATTACCAGAATGCCATGCGTATGGCTGCGGAGCATCTGATTTCAAAGGGACATAAGAACATCCTTTATATGAAAGTGTCTTCTGTTTACGAGGTTTCCGCACAAAAACGCGCGGGCTACGAATTGGCCATGCGCGCACATGGACTGAAATCGCATTATGTGGAAACGCAGGGCGGTGGCGCGAAATACGCGGGCGACGTTTTGGAACCTTTGCTTTCGGAACTGCGGGAAGGGCAGTATACGGCGATTCTTACGGAATCGGACGCTTTGGCACTCGGCTCGATCGGCTATCTGTACGATCACGGGATTGCCGTGCCGGAGGATGTGTCCATCGTCGGATTCGGAAACTCTCCGTTGAGCGAACTGTTCCGTCCGACGCTGACGACGATTTCCGAGCCTTATTACGACATTGGCGCTGTCGGGATGCGTATGCTGACAAAGACGTTGAAAAATGAAGAGAAAATGACGGAATCCATTTATCTGCCGACCACTTTGATGGAGCGCGGATCGGTAAAGACCTTGTAA
- a CDS encoding YtxH domain-containing protein has protein sequence MGIADYLAQKRKEQIRRARLEDAKRVSLGLVLGAAIGGAVGVLFAPKSGEETREELAKKAKDVAETVRSTSNDAMEAMRSKTNDVVEGAKNFYSERLEGKLTSIRPAIQEAVKSAKETIEEGAEEAKKKAETVKNEAKEKAAEKVEEAADKVEKGAEEAKKTAKGAKEDAKEEQKK, from the coding sequence ATGGGAATTGCAGATTATTTGGCACAAAAGAGAAAAGAACAAATTCGACGTGCGCGTCTGGAAGACGCCAAGCGCGTTTCACTCGGCTTAGTTCTCGGAGCGGCAATCGGAGGAGCTGTCGGTGTTTTGTTTGCGCCGAAGTCGGGCGAAGAGACGCGGGAAGAACTGGCGAAGAAAGCGAAAGATGTGGCGGAAACCGTTCGCAGTACCTCGAATGATGCGATGGAAGCGATGCGCTCCAAGACGAATGATGTGGTGGAGGGAGCGAAAAACTTTTACTCCGAACGCTTGGAAGGAAAGCTCACCAGCATTCGTCCGGCCATTCAGGAAGCGGTAAAAAGCGCCAAAGAGACCATAGAAGAGGGAGCGGAAGAGGCCAAGAAGAAAGCTGAGACCGTGAAGAACGAGGCCAAGGAAAAGGCGGCGGAGAAAGTCGAAGAAGCCGCGGACAAAGTGGAAAAAGGTGCGGAAGAAGCGAAAAAGACCGCCAAGGGCGCCAAAGAAGATGCCAAAGAGGAGCAAAAGAAGTAG
- a CDS encoding NAD(+)/NADH kinase has product MKPWINLFVNPSEKSEAMKKRVVAYFYAHGYGISRIYREDAKYNVVIGGDGTFLRAAHSSGFSSIPFVGINTGHLGFFQEIDLTDPEHYLDRLLAGEYCVDSLHLLQAIIQTDAWHYELLAINEFVLTSTTTRILHFSVRFDDVALIDLACDGLLLSTPAGSTAYNLSAGGSILYQTLEGFQFTALNPVRSKRFPTLPASIVVPSRSVCEVRIPPEEANALCVATDGMEQNFKGMQRISFCDPKRTIERIVFNPDWYWYNLKDKFL; this is encoded by the coding sequence TTGAAACCCTGGATCAATCTCTTCGTAAATCCGTCCGAAAAATCGGAGGCGATGAAAAAACGTGTCGTTGCCTATTTTTACGCGCATGGTTATGGCATCAGCCGCATCTACCGCGAGGATGCGAAGTACAATGTCGTCATCGGTGGGGACGGCACCTTTCTGCGTGCCGCCCATTCCAGCGGTTTTTCTTCCATCCCCTTTGTGGGCATCAACACCGGGCATCTCGGTTTTTTTCAGGAAATTGATCTGACCGATCCGGAACACTACCTGGATCGGCTCCTCGCCGGCGAGTACTGTGTGGATTCGCTGCACCTGTTGCAGGCAATCATCCAGACCGACGCATGGCACTACGAACTACTTGCCATTAACGAATTTGTATTGACCTCTACGACAACGCGCATTCTCCACTTTTCTGTGCGTTTTGACGACGTTGCGCTCATCGATCTTGCCTGTGACGGGTTGCTTCTGTCCACCCCCGCCGGATCTACCGCCTATAATCTGTCGGCGGGCGGTTCGATTCTCTATCAGACATTGGAAGGGTTTCAGTTCACCGCTCTGAATCCGGTGCGCTCCAAGCGGTTTCCTACGCTGCCGGCTTCCATCGTCGTTCCGTCCCGCTCGGTCTGTGAGGTACGCATTCCGCCCGAGGAGGCCAACGCGCTTTGCGTTGCCACCGACGGCATGGAGCAAAATTTTAAGGGGATGCAGCGCATATCGTTTTGCGACCCCAAGCGCACCATTGAACGGATTGTGTTCAATCCGGATTGGTACTGGTATAATTTGAAAGATAAATTTTTATAG
- the trkA gene encoding Trk system potassium transporter TrkA gives MNIVIVGAGKVGTALCATLSEEGHDIILIERDRLRLQALLDRFDILGIEGNGSFYDVQQEAQVSRCDMFIAVTPEDEVNIISCVIANKLGAKETIARVRTPEYASHMDFVRENLGITRMINPEMEAAQEIYRMLQFPQALSVEPFANNRVNLVELPIVKGAILDGKSMVEFRKHFPGLLGAVILRGDKTIIPSGPTVLQPGDLFFVTGEREGLNTLYKSVGSLERIRSLLLIGGGRISHYLLKMLDRVKMQIKLIEQKEIVAMDLAQRFPNVSVILGDGTDQGLLREQHIEKYDCVATLTGIDEENIIVSMFANVCKVPRTITKVNRTTILSILDDVGLQSVITPAEIMAMTITRIVRAIQNAAGSNVESLYRLPNGSAEVLQFFVRSSSKVVGQPLAKLDIDEETLVGLIVRRNELIFPTGHDEIRTGDHVLVITKHLDYDDIDDILRN, from the coding sequence ATGAATATCGTCATTGTTGGTGCGGGAAAAGTTGGCACGGCGCTTTGTGCAACGCTCAGCGAAGAAGGGCACGACATCATCCTGATTGAGCGCGACCGGCTGCGATTGCAGGCGCTTTTGGACCGCTTCGACATTCTGGGCATCGAGGGCAACGGTTCATTCTACGATGTGCAGCAGGAGGCGCAGGTCAGTCGCTGCGACATGTTTATTGCCGTCACTCCGGAAGATGAAGTCAATATTATTTCCTGCGTAATTGCCAATAAACTGGGTGCGAAAGAGACCATTGCCCGCGTCCGCACGCCGGAATATGCGTCTCATATGGACTTTGTTCGTGAAAATTTGGGCATTACGCGCATGATCAATCCCGAAATGGAAGCTGCGCAGGAAATTTACCGGATGCTGCAGTTCCCACAGGCGCTCAGCGTGGAACCCTTCGCCAATAACCGCGTCAACCTCGTCGAATTGCCCATCGTAAAGGGCGCGATTCTCGACGGAAAAAGCATGGTGGAATTCCGGAAACACTTTCCCGGATTATTGGGCGCCGTGATTCTGCGCGGGGATAAAACCATTATCCCGTCCGGGCCGACCGTTCTGCAACCGGGCGATCTCTTCTTTGTGACCGGTGAGCGGGAAGGGCTCAATACACTCTATAAGTCCGTTGGATCCTTGGAGCGCATTCGTTCCCTGTTGCTGATCGGGGGCGGTCGCATCAGTCACTATCTATTGAAAATGCTCGACCGCGTGAAAATGCAGATCAAATTGATTGAACAAAAAGAAATCGTCGCTATGGATTTGGCGCAGCGTTTCCCCAACGTATCCGTGATCTTGGGCGACGGCACGGATCAGGGGTTATTGCGGGAACAGCACATCGAAAAATACGACTGTGTCGCGACGCTGACCGGCATCGATGAAGAAAACATCATCGTCTCCATGTTTGCCAATGTCTGCAAAGTACCCCGGACGATTACAAAAGTCAATCGCACGACCATCTTATCCATTCTGGATGATGTCGGATTGCAATCGGTCATTACGCCGGCGGAAATCATGGCGATGACGATCACGCGCATCGTGCGCGCGATTCAAAATGCCGCCGGATCGAACGTAGAATCGTTGTATCGCCTGCCGAATGGGTCGGCGGAAGTGCTGCAGTTTTTTGTGCGCTCTTCTTCCAAAGTCGTCGGACAGCCGCTGGCGAAACTGGATATCGATGAAGAAACGCTTGTCGGTCTGATTGTTCGGCGCAACGAACTGATTTTCCCCACCGGTCACGATGAAATCCGAACGGGCGATCATGTACTGGTGATTACCAAACACTTGGACTATGATGATATCGACGATATTTTGCGCAATTAA